ACAAGATAAAATGGTTTGACTACGCTCTCATACCGCCGACTCTTCAGTGGTTGGACTTGCACAAAAACAACATCTCAAAGCTCGAAAACCATTTCGGACTAGACAGCGAATTGCATTTGCAAACTTTGGACGccagttttaataaattatacgaAGTCACCGCGAGTTCGGTTCCCAGCAGTATTGAATTGTTATTCCTCAACGACAACCTGATCACAAACGTCGAAGCGCACACTTTTCTCAAGAAGAAAAACTTGACTAGGGTCGACCTTTATGCAAATCAGATCGTCCGCATGAATTTGAGCGCATTGAGTTTAACCCCCGTGGATCCGGAGAGAAATCTGCCGGAATTTTACATCGGAGGAAATCCATTTCAGTGCGATTGCACCATGGAATGGTTGCAAAGAATCAATAAATTGGATCACTTGCGTCAACATCCCCGCGTTATGGACTTGGAGAGTATATATTGCAAACTTTTATTCAACCGTGATCGAGTTTATATACCGTTGATAGAGGCAGAATCTTCACAGTTTCTCTGCACGTACAAAACTCATTGTTTCGCCTTGTGTCATTGTTGCGATTTTGACGCTTGCGATTGCGAAATGACCTGTCCGACAAATTGCACTTGTTATAACGATCAATCGTGGTCGGCCAATGTTGTCGATTGTTCCGGTGCTGGTTATGTAGAAATGCCTAGCAGTATTCCGATGGATGCGACAGAAGTGTATTTGGATGGGAACAACTTCGGAGAACTGTCGAGCCACTCTTTCATCGGCAGAAAAAATCTCAAAGTTCTGTACGCGAACAATTCCAACATAGCCGCCGTGTACAATCATACATTCAGCGGGCTGAAGCGTTTGACTATTTTGCATTTGGAGAATAATTACATAAAAGAATTGTTGGGTTTCGAGTTGGCCACTTTGGAGAGTTTGCGCGAGTTGTACTTGCAGGGCAACAAGATTCACTATATCGACAATAGGACGTTTATAGAGTTGAAGCAGTTGGAAGTGTTGAGATTGGACGGCAACAGAATATACGGATTGGCAGTGTGGCAATTCACGTTGAATCCGTATTTGGTCGAAATTGGACTTGCTGAGAATCCGTGGTCGTGCGATTGTACCTATTTGCGCAAGTTTCGAGAGTGGTTGCGGTATAATACGGGAAAGGTCGTGGATTACAATAAGGTGGTGTGCGTTTTTAACAATATTACAAATGCCGTTGGACCGCCTTTGGCTGATTTTAATTCGACCACGTGCTCCAGCTACCTGTTGGGAGGGGCTTCTGCCGTCGAAAGTCAAGTCATCAATGATTATCTTCCGTTGCTTTTGATCACTGTGTGCGCTTTCGTCGTAAGCGTCGGCTTAGTATGTGGATTGTTTTACTATAGGCGTGAGTTGCGTGTTTGGATCTACTCACGTTGTGGACTCAGAATGTGTTACAAGACTACGGCTTTCGAAGAAGAGCAAGATAAAGAGAGGTTGTTCGATGCTTATTTGAGTTATAGTATTAAAGACGAGGCGTTTGTGAGTCAGATGCTAGCGCCTGGATTGGAGGCTGGCGATCCCGGATACAGACTCTGCCTGCACTATAGGGACTTCAACGTTTCGGCCTACGTCGCTGACACTATCATAGAAGCGGTCGAATCGTCGAAAAGGACTATTGTAGTGTTGTCGAAAAACTTTATACATAATGAGTGGTGCCGGTTCGAATTCAAGTCGGCTCTGCACGAAGTGCTCAAAGAGAGAAGACGGAGACTGATCATAATCTTGATGGGCGAGCTTCCGATGCGGGATCTGGATCCCGATCTGAGGCTGTACCTGAAGACGAACACTTGCATCGAATGGGGCGACCGTCAGTTCTGGCAGAAGCTGAGGTTCTCGATGCCCGACGTGAAGAAGTCCTGTCACCACCAGAGGTCCACGGTGAATATTTACGCATCAGTGAGTCCAGGCCAGCCAGAGCGTTCGCGGAGTCCAGCCCTGCCACCGCCTCCGCCCCCCGGGAAGCCGCCCCTGTTCCTGGGGGGGACCAtggggggcgtaggcgccgtcGTGGGGTCTCCTCTGGCCTCTTTGGGACCCCAGCGAGACATGTGCGATCCTCGAGACCAGCGCCGTTTGCACCAACCTCTCTGGGCGTAGCGCATGATCCATCGCAGGTAAGGTTGAACAATGCAATCTGTCAACCAAACCGCTTTATTCCAAACCCAGCTATATATCCTCAATATGAAACTTTCGTATATTGTGAAAGTATACTCctaaatattgtatatgaagtattattatattatagttatataaGCCAAGTGATATTAGttatttgtatgaaataaatatgagaCCATAGAGCTTTCGCGAGGTACAGCTGGCTGCCTAGATGTTTAAGCGATGTGTAAATTTATACTAATCAAAGTTGTacaaattatattgaatttgcaATCGTATGCGGAATGTGTCAAACGTTTGAGttgtttaatttgtaatttcaAAAGGAAAACCTTGAATAGTACaatagctacatacataaatatataaaaagttcaTTAGTCATTGCTTCGTTAGCACACACATGTgagttgaaaatttaaatatttattttagatttctaATGAGTTGATGCGCTTGTAggatcaataaaaattaatatattgatgCGTTTGAAATGTTCCGTCTTTGATTGCGTATGTGTAAATAAATAGGCCTCACGTGTGGGTTTTTTCCGCGTTTGTATCAAACGCGGTTTGTAATCCGAAGTATCGATATAAGTCTGATAATTTTTTCGCATAATGAATTATCTTCATGTAAATACTAATAGTTCCTATGGAAGCGaatattaaataacattatGTGGATatgaacaaatatatttattgtcgCACGTGTAGAAAgagataaataaatgaaattgtgCAATGGATgagataatacaatttttagcgTGGCTTTGGCCCCGGCGCAAATGTCGGAAAAGGGACGAGAGAAAATCTAACGGAAATGAATCGCCCAATAAAGGAAAATCTCATTTTTCGCATTCCCCTCGATCATTTGTCACGAAAGCCACACTAAATTTTGTACCGTGTGTGATGTGTGCTTTCAGAAAATAGAACAAAAATTTCGCttattaaatctaaaatttaatttttcaattattttgttttgttatttttttattttatttttttattcgcaCACACTCATTTTGTCtttaaaattggtaaaaattacacactttattatttaattattttttctgtaatataaaaagaaaacaatgtgaaatgtttatttttttattgtattataaattattgatgattcaaccaaaattttaacgatattttatacatatatggacatagTCGTAGAATACgttattgttgttattttatttttattgtttttttattttaatttctgaacaataaaacaattttatcgAACTTGAAAACTCTCTATTTTCTGTTATCACCCTTTTCACCATAACACTATGACTCAGAAAGATATTTGAATGAAAGACTTTCAACATGATTCaaacacaatacatacatatacatatgtacatggcaacattttttaactcatacaaaaatacacataaaaaacaatttgacataaaatttaattaaaatatgactttttcaatgtgattttaaactGAAAATGTGTTTGATAATACTATTTTGAAACTACACATTTAAACCAAGtgcgaattatgtatgtacctacatatacaatattgtattttaatactaaatgtaagagtaacaataataatacattttctattgaaattttccgtatacatatgaaaaattttGATTCATAAAAGCTCGTCAATGTTCAAAtctaccgaaaaaaaaaattatacaaattttcacAACGTCATATGTGCTTCACATTCGTACCCAGATCAATGTGTCATTTTCAAAAatcctcaatattttttttcccatTTCAAAAGAGACCTAATAGCACCCAGTTTAGAAATCCGTCCTATCCATAGACAGACAGAATCAGGAAGATGGGGGGTTGCAAAAAAGCACAAAAGTGAGCAGCCCTCAAAGGGACACTCGCTTCGCATACCATGCGACCAAACAAACAGATGCACCGCTGCACCCGCTTCGTGTGCAGATAATACGCGCATTTACAAATAGCGCATTATCATCCCCAGAGGACTCGAACAACAACAACAGCCACCACAGATTCGCGTCACAAAATGTACAATTGAGAGATAAAGGCTCAACGATGGAGATGCTTATTTGCCCAACGCAAAAACTCAACTGTGAATTTACATAGATATCTTTGTCACGTTTTTTGCTACATCGAGTTAAATCTCTCGTTGTGATTCCAAAGTTCAAACACTATCTGACAGGTCCAGATAGGCGGTCATTCGAAATTGTCTCCTTTTAAAAGTAGTGATGCCGATTTTGAGCGTAGCTCtcgaatgtacgtacatatgtatgtatataatggtaCAATTTTTCATGGTTTATCCGATTTAAATCATTTTGCCGTCGTTTTTATAATAGAACCAACCAATTTGATATCCGCAACttcataaatcttttttttttagtaaaagcaACTTAATGGCAATATAAAaaccaaatatttaaatatgatataaaattcatacatcTCCGATTATTAACGCTAATTTAGCACGCACATTACACGCTGTATTGTGCCATTTAAACATGATTTAATATGTATCGAATAGAATTTATTGCGAAATGCAAATAAATCCTTCAAATGAAgccgtatttaaaataatataatttattcgatTAACCGATAGATagcataataataaaacattcataataataatcggAAACATGAATCAGTACatccataatatacatataaaatatatatatacctaacGGTTGTGAAACGTTCATCGCTTCGAACAAATTACAAGCgtggaagtttttttttattcttcttgTTTTTCGAAcgataaattatatttcatcttTGGATTTCAAGTCGAATGTATCTGTGTTTTTGTAATATACTAGGATGTGTTTAATATAGTGTTGAATTTACGATTTAAAACAGTCGAACTTGTGCCGCGCTTAAGGCAGGTATTGACGTTGAGATTTATCTAGCAATGGCAATTCTTTAacaatttgtttttcaattggTTCACAGCTAGATAAGGCTTTCGTAGTCTCTTTTTAGCTTAACCGGAAGTAGTGCTTTCATTAATTTTGTTACATGTTTGATTTTAAACATTTGATTTCACCGTGTTAAACATTTGAAGATACTATTTGccatatttttaatacttagGAAAGGTGATATAACCGATGGaccgaattttatattttctcatgaTGCCATTATCGGGCTGCCACTGttctatggtattaaatttgtatattgattttataggtgataattttttgaaatcatataatatttcaaaaaatggtggtgacatagtggttaggatgttttttgccaatttgatggcacactctttcaacaatgaaatcagataaattggtttgccaatttatcaatgtagcctgaccagcagcactacagaaatacttgaaataaattcttttcaatcgaggtcaaccaaCAGGATTGGACCCGGCAATCTCTCGGTGGGCATTAACTCAACCTGCTGGCTAATATTGTCATTAGTAGGTTATTTATTATCTTTAGTGGTTTCCCGTTGCCTTCTGAGGTAGAAATGACCTCTGATTTTGGTAGAACTTTTAATGACGCTGAATTTTTAGACTTtaagataaattgaaaattctacAACTTCTTAATCAATGAATTGATGACACTTTGTTTCTATTATAGTTAtagttagccagcagtatggctcggcggttgcgtttatgtttagcaccgagaggttactgggttcgatATCTTGTTAATCTTTggtgctactggtcagactttaaatattgtgtttcctatcggagtttgccaatttatctgatttcattgttgaaacggttcctccatgaaattggcaaaaaccatcctaccatgtcacaaatatctgaatttgatttatgtacaagtctaaatccatagatgtttct
This Arctopsyche grandis isolate Sample6627 chromosome 7, ASM5162203v2, whole genome shotgun sequence DNA region includes the following protein-coding sequences:
- the Toll-6 gene encoding toll-like receptor 6 — encoded protein: MTNRLYLVFFVSIVVLLECSGGDQTPIPIKYEAPDDCQWWMRDPDDSDDIVLACKLRTINSEFDTTNFSAIPPEHTSSLRIECNEALLLRSSLDDKSFAHLVNLRELTIDHCKLGKWPSGVLTGLRDLRNLTVRTQNTRWSAMNLELAADSFLPVRQLEKLDLSCNNIWSFPENIFCPLTNLMYMNVSQNRLQDISDLGFREKTTPQPLISTQDDGESPSSHLPSTTSPCSLDIQVLDASFNHFVLLPTNGFSELRRLNVLHLSDNEISMVANKAFGGLKTLEIIDLSNNKIVALPPELFHDCMNNIKEIYLQNNSISVLAPRLFANLNQLLALDLSMNNLNSNSIDSHTFTGLIRMVLLNLSNNRLTKLEPNMFSDLYTLQILNLQHNMLDTLPADVFAPMNNLHTLIISHNRITYLDAYSLNGLYVLSLLSLDDNSLEGIHPEAFRNCSSLQDLNLNGNVLTKVPLALKDMRLLRTIDLGENMISSLDEPGFKGMTNVYGLRLIGNKLENISKSAFSDLPSLQIMNLARNSIKNIELGTFDDLPKLQAVRLDDNMLEEINGIFSKVPSLLWLNISDNKIKWFDYALIPPTLQWLDLHKNNISKLENHFGLDSELHLQTLDASFNKLYEVTASSVPSSIELLFLNDNLITNVEAHTFLKKKNLTRVDLYANQIVRMNLSALSLTPVDPERNLPEFYIGGNPFQCDCTMEWLQRINKLDHLRQHPRVMDLESIYCKLLFNRDRVYIPLIEAESSQFLCTYKTHCFALCHCCDFDACDCEMTCPTNCTCYNDQSWSANVVDCSGAGYVEMPSSIPMDATEVYLDGNNFGELSSHSFIGRKNLKVLYANNSNIAAVYNHTFSGLKRLTILHLENNYIKELLGFELATLESLRELYLQGNKIHYIDNRTFIELKQLEVLRLDGNRIYGLAVWQFTLNPYLVEIGLAENPWSCDCTYLRKFREWLRYNTGKVVDYNKVVCVFNNITNAVGPPLADFNSTTCSSYLLGGASAVESQVINDYLPLLLITVCAFVVSVGLVCGLFYYRRELRVWIYSRCGLRMCYKTTAFEEEQDKERLFDAYLSYSIKDEAFVSQMLAPGLEAGDPGYRLCLHYRDFNVSAYVADTIIEAVESSKRTIVVLSKNFIHNEWCRFEFKSALHEVLKERRRRLIIILMGELPMRDLDPDLRLYLKTNTCIEWGDRQFWQKLRFSMPDVKKSCHHQRSTVNIYASVSPGQPERSRSPALPPPPPPGKPPLFLGGTMGGVGAVVGSPLASLGPQRDMCDPRDQRRLHQPLWA